From one Misgurnus anguillicaudatus chromosome 2, ASM2758022v2, whole genome shotgun sequence genomic stretch:
- the aqp1a.1 gene encoding aquaporin-1a.1: MKELKSKAFWRAVLAELVGMTLFIFLSITAAVGNSNNDKPDQEVKVALAFGLSIATLAQSLGHISGAHLNPAVTLGLLASCQISLLKAVMYIVAQMLGAAMASGIVYGCTKGDTLGLNTINSNISPGQGVGIELLATFQLVLCVIAVTDKRRRDVTGSAPLAIGLSVCLGHLTAISFTGCGINPARSFGPAVILKDFTNHWVYWVGPMCGGVAAALVYDFLLYPKLDDFPDRMRVLVSGPPTDYDVNGTDDPPAVEMSSK, from the exons ATGAAGGAACTGAAGAGCAAGGCATTCTGGAGGGCCGTTTTGGCCGAGCTGGTGGGCATGACCCTCTTCATCTTCCTTAGCATTACAGCTGCCGTTGGAAACTCCAACAATGACAAACCAGATCAGGAGGTCAAAGTGGCACTGGCTTTCGGCTTGTCCATCGCCACTCTCGCCCAGAGTCTCGGGCACATCAGCGGAGCCCATCTGAACCCGGCCGTGACGTTGGGCTTGCTGGCCAGCTGTCAGATCAGCTTGCTGAAGGCAGTGATGTACATCGTTGCCCAGATGTTGGGTGCAGCGATGGCCAGTGGCATCGTCTATGGCTGCACAAAAGGGGACACCCTGGGACTAAACACT ATCAACAGCAATATTTCTCCAGGTCAAGGTGTTGGCATTGAACTCCTTGCTACCTTCCAGCTGGTTCTGTGTGTCATAGCAGTCACAGATAAAAGAAGGCGTGACGTGACAGGCTCCGCCCCCTTGGCCATCGGGCTCAGTGTTTGCCTGGGCCACTTGACAGCC ATCAGCTTCACTGGATGTGGCATCAATCCTGCCCGATCCTTCGGTCCAGCAGTGATTCTCAAAGACTTTACCAATCACTGG GTTTACTGGGTAGGCCCGATGTGTGGGGGTGTGGCAGCCGCCCTGGTCTATGACTTCCTTCTCTACCCGAAATTGGATGACTTCCCTGACCGCATGAGAGTGCTGGTCTCTGGTCCGCCCACTGACTATGATGTCAATGGAACAGACGACCCCCCTGCTGTAGAGATGTCATCAAAGTGA